One genomic region from Reichenbachiella ulvae encodes:
- a CDS encoding NADPH-dependent FMN reductase: MITIISGTNRKNAVSLKIAHIYQSILREKGEEAEILNLEDLPHDFIETALYENSGKNKDFNPYRQQIKDSKKMVFVVPEYNGSFPGVLKAFIDGMQYPHAFRNKKAALVGLSSGIQGAGLALSHLTDIFNYCGMHVLAQKPKLYHIEKNLSENKLSELYHGLLEEQVEQLLEF, translated from the coding sequence ATGATCACAATCATCAGCGGCACCAACAGAAAAAATGCAGTTTCGCTCAAAATTGCTCACATCTATCAGAGCATCCTAAGAGAAAAAGGAGAAGAAGCTGAGATATTGAATTTGGAAGACCTGCCGCATGACTTCATAGAAACCGCCCTGTACGAAAATTCAGGAAAGAACAAAGACTTCAATCCCTACCGTCAGCAGATCAAAGATTCCAAGAAAATGGTTTTTGTGGTACCTGAGTACAATGGCTCCTTTCCTGGGGTGCTCAAAGCCTTCATCGATGGGATGCAATATCCTCATGCCTTTCGAAACAAAAAGGCGGCACTGGTAGGTCTATCCTCTGGCATCCAGGGAGCAGGTCTGGCCCTGTCTCACCTGACAGACATCTTCAACTACTGTGGCATGCATGTCCTGGCCCAAAAGCCCAAACTCTACCACATCGAAAAGAACCTCTCGGAAAACAAACTCTCAGAGCTCTATCACGGCTTGCTCGAGGAACAAGTGGAGCAGTTGCTGGAGTTCTAG
- a CDS encoding DUF4377 domain-containing protein produces MKRLQLLWIALPLIFASCEEENFLREEQVRIDHYQTVASGEGLQLVYRVQIDEQIGSDNWSYRYDPIEGLDYEWGYVYDVKVEVIKVNDPPADGSSRRYKLKELISKTPVESNVSFEIGLKNVDYSSESFVQLHIEEGYQLLSEVPIACDAEVCNELYPTLESESYVQGKFHHVGDGSIYLDQIIVSAMK; encoded by the coding sequence ATGAAAAGACTTCAACTGCTTTGGATTGCGCTGCCCTTGATATTTGCCTCGTGCGAGGAGGAAAATTTTCTCAGAGAAGAACAAGTGCGCATAGATCACTATCAAACCGTGGCTTCTGGAGAGGGCTTACAGTTGGTCTATAGGGTGCAGATAGATGAGCAGATAGGAAGTGACAACTGGAGCTATCGATACGACCCGATAGAAGGCCTTGATTATGAATGGGGCTATGTCTATGATGTAAAAGTGGAGGTGATCAAAGTAAATGACCCTCCAGCTGACGGTTCGAGCAGACGCTATAAATTGAAGGAATTGATTTCTAAAACACCGGTAGAATCCAATGTGTCATTTGAAATTGGGCTGAAGAATGTTGATTATTCATCTGAGAGCTTTGTTCAATTACATATTGAGGAGGGGTATCAACTTCTGTCTGAGGTGCCTATTGCCTGTGATGCTGAGGTGTGTAATGAGCTGTATCCTACATTGGAGTCTGAATCTTATGTTCAGGGCAAATTTCATCATGTAGGAGATGGTAGTATCTATCTGGATCAAATTATCGTGTCCGCTATGAAATGA
- a CDS encoding YchJ family protein, producing the protein MQKCPCCSGKSYEECCESVIAEQSAPTALALMRSRYSAYTCVDGEYLMATTHSRTRSKYNKEDLENWGRENQWTQLEIVSVEHGRINDDRGIVEFKAYFEDVKGQKHIHHERSNFIKENGKWYYVDGQINPQEVPLVKKVSRNDPCPCGSGKKYKKCCG; encoded by the coding sequence ATGCAAAAATGCCCTTGTTGTTCTGGTAAAAGCTATGAAGAATGCTGTGAGTCTGTGATTGCGGAGCAGTCTGCGCCTACTGCGTTGGCTCTAATGAGATCGCGATATAGCGCCTATACATGCGTCGATGGCGAATACCTGATGGCTACCACTCACAGTCGCACGCGAAGCAAATACAACAAGGAGGACCTGGAGAACTGGGGGCGAGAGAATCAATGGACCCAGCTTGAGATCGTGAGTGTGGAGCATGGTCGCATCAACGATGACCGAGGGATCGTGGAGTTCAAGGCTTATTTTGAGGATGTGAAAGGTCAGAAGCATATTCATCACGAGCGATCTAATTTCATCAAAGAAAACGGAAAATGGTACTATGTCGATGGGCAGATCAATCCACAGGAGGTGCCATTGGTAAAGAAGGTTTCGCGCAACGATCCCTGTCCCTGTGGAAGTGGAAAAAAGTATAAGAAATGTTGTGGATGA
- a CDS encoding ammonium transporter, translating to MKRKIVVTTLLLGWATVSVAADTPDPTFSFPINIDHVWVLLSAALVFFMQAGFKAFEVGMVRHEHGNAVAIKNIIDWIIGSLIFLFLGFGVMFGKSSYGIIGTDLFFGMGIQDNPDGSPLGSIFFLFQIAFATTALTIVSGAMSERTGFIPYMTASALVALLIYPVFGHWAWGNLFYADNPAWLADLGFIDFAGSTVVHSIGAWVALVGIWKIGPRLGRFDENGNPVAFKASSYAYSVMGLLILWLGWWGFNGGSQLALDGAVGEIILNTNIAGAAAGLVAFFHCYWFQKREDLYPKFLGGIIGGLVAITACCSMVSHLGALAVGLTAGLIHNYAYDLILYKCKLDDPVGAIPVHGFCGVWGTLCVALFGQLSPETSRLTQFGIQLLGCGVAFGFTTIVSYVMFSVLEKTVGLRVSPEEEKTGIIIGGEVAAEEEEEIGMSEAELLELMK from the coding sequence ATGAAGAGAAAAATTGTAGTAACGACACTGTTGCTTGGGTGGGCAACTGTGAGCGTAGCAGCAGACACACCCGACCCCACATTTTCATTTCCTATCAACATCGATCACGTCTGGGTATTGTTATCCGCAGCATTGGTATTTTTTATGCAGGCGGGATTCAAGGCATTTGAAGTGGGGATGGTCAGGCATGAACATGGAAATGCCGTGGCAATCAAAAACATCATCGACTGGATCATCGGAAGTTTGATCTTCCTTTTTCTGGGCTTTGGTGTCATGTTTGGTAAGTCATCGTATGGCATCATCGGTACGGATCTATTCTTTGGGATGGGGATTCAGGACAACCCTGATGGCTCGCCACTGGGATCGATCTTTTTCCTATTCCAGATTGCCTTTGCCACTACGGCATTGACGATCGTATCTGGTGCCATGTCGGAGCGTACGGGATTCATCCCCTACATGACTGCTTCAGCATTGGTGGCACTATTGATCTATCCGGTGTTTGGACATTGGGCATGGGGCAACTTGTTTTATGCTGACAATCCGGCCTGGTTGGCAGATTTGGGATTCATCGATTTTGCCGGATCGACGGTGGTACACTCTATCGGTGCCTGGGTGGCTCTGGTAGGGATTTGGAAAATCGGCCCCAGACTGGGCAGATTCGATGAAAATGGAAACCCCGTTGCTTTCAAAGCATCAAGCTATGCCTATAGCGTAATGGGACTTTTGATCCTATGGCTGGGTTGGTGGGGATTCAATGGCGGTAGCCAACTCGCTCTAGACGGTGCAGTAGGTGAGATCATCCTCAACACCAACATAGCAGGAGCAGCGGCAGGTCTTGTGGCCTTTTTCCACTGCTATTGGTTTCAGAAACGCGAAGACCTCTACCCTAAATTTTTGGGTGGGATCATCGGAGGGCTAGTCGCCATCACGGCATGTTGCTCGATGGTCAGTCACCTCGGTGCTCTGGCAGTAGGGCTAACTGCCGGACTCATTCATAACTATGCTTATGATTTAATTCTATACAAATGCAAACTGGACGATCCAGTAGGTGCCATCCCTGTCCACGGTTTTTGTGGGGTATGGGGCACACTCTGTGTCGCGTTGTTTGGGCAGCTCTCTCCTGAGACTTCCCGATTGACCCAGTTTGGCATCCAACTCCTTGGGTGTGGGGTAGCCTTTGGCTTCACCACGATTGTTTCTTATGTGATGTTCTCTGTTTTGGAAAAAACAGTCGGACTGCGTGTTTCTCCTGAAGAGGAAAAAACAGGCATCATCATAGGCGGAGAAGTAGCCGCAGAGGAAGAAGAGGAAATCGGCATGTCAGAAGCCGAATTGTTAGAGTTAATGAAATAA
- a CDS encoding M48 family metalloprotease yields MKRAATLTLFSLLFIGLGACDKNNNISLFSVQDDIALGAQVAAEIASDPANYPLLPEAGNEQAYAYIQAMTDEILNSGEVQYRSEFAWEVHIIEDDVLNAFCTPGGYIYVYTGLIKYLDNVDDLAGVMGHEIAHADLRHTSRQMQNQYGISTLLAILLGDNAGTLEQIAADLAGNVSALQFSKKFEAESDDKSVLYLSGTEFACNGAASFFEKLEADGQGTTSGLEEFLSTHPSPENRIADINAEASELGCSTSLSPDNVNNMTYAEFQALFQ; encoded by the coding sequence ATGAAAAGAGCTGCTACCCTCACCCTATTTTCCCTTTTGTTCATTGGCCTAGGAGCTTGTGACAAGAACAATAACATTTCACTCTTTTCTGTACAGGATGATATAGCCCTTGGAGCTCAAGTGGCTGCAGAAATCGCTTCTGATCCTGCCAACTACCCTTTGCTTCCAGAAGCTGGAAACGAGCAGGCCTACGCCTATATTCAGGCCATGACGGATGAGATCCTGAATTCAGGTGAGGTTCAGTATCGCAGCGAGTTTGCCTGGGAAGTGCACATCATCGAGGACGATGTCTTGAATGCCTTTTGTACACCGGGTGGTTATATCTATGTCTACACCGGTTTGATTAAATATCTGGACAATGTGGATGACCTGGCAGGTGTGATGGGACACGAAATCGCTCATGCAGACCTAAGACATACCAGCCGTCAGATGCAAAACCAATATGGGATCAGCACGCTTTTGGCCATCTTACTTGGTGACAATGCTGGTACATTAGAGCAAATAGCAGCTGATTTAGCAGGAAACGTAAGCGCACTTCAGTTCTCTAAGAAGTTTGAGGCTGAATCAGATGATAAATCTGTTCTTTATTTGTCGGGCACCGAATTCGCTTGCAATGGAGCTGCTTCTTTCTTCGAAAAACTAGAAGCTGATGGTCAGGGAACTACTTCAGGTTTAGAGGAATTTTTGAGTACGCACCCCTCTCCAGAAAATAGAATAGCCGACATCAATGCCGAGGCAAGTGAACTAGGTTGTAGCACTAGCTTGAGTCCAGACAATGTCAACAATATGACTTACGCCGAATTCCAGGCACTATTCCAATAA
- the folP gene encoding dihydropteroate synthase, producing the protein MDLSIPKIMGIVNVTQDSFYDGGKIKTDRDLLQKAEKMLSEGADILDIGAYSSRPGAKDIALEEEQQTAAQAVVQIMKEFPEAVISIDTFRSEVAETCVQEGAAIINDISAGELDDDMFDLVIRLNIPYIMMHMRGNPRTMSQMTDYGDLVSDVIDYFNLKITQLRRKGVKDLIIDPGFGFAKTREQNFELMAKLELLWMLDVPMLSGVSRKSMIFKTLDCTPDEALNGTTALNMASLMKGASILRVHDVKEAKETVTLFEQLKKKD; encoded by the coding sequence ATGGATTTGTCCATCCCTAAAATCATGGGTATTGTGAATGTAACGCAAGACTCATTTTATGATGGAGGTAAAATCAAGACTGACAGGGATTTGCTGCAAAAGGCCGAAAAAATGTTAAGCGAAGGAGCCGATATTTTGGATATTGGCGCTTACTCTAGCAGGCCGGGAGCCAAGGATATAGCACTGGAAGAAGAGCAACAGACTGCTGCTCAGGCAGTGGTACAAATCATGAAGGAGTTTCCAGAGGCAGTGATTTCGATTGATACTTTTCGATCTGAAGTCGCGGAGACTTGTGTTCAGGAAGGGGCAGCCATCATCAATGATATTTCGGCAGGTGAACTAGACGATGACATGTTCGATTTGGTGATTCGGCTCAATATCCCCTATATCATGATGCACATGCGAGGAAATCCACGCACTATGTCGCAAATGACCGATTATGGGGATTTGGTTTCCGATGTTATTGATTATTTTAACCTGAAGATCACGCAGCTCAGACGAAAGGGAGTAAAGGATCTGATCATCGATCCGGGTTTTGGTTTTGCTAAGACCCGAGAGCAAAATTTTGAGTTGATGGCCAAATTGGAGCTGCTATGGATGCTGGATGTGCCCATGTTGAGTGGGGTGTCGAGAAAGTCGATGATTTTCAAAACGCTGGATTGCACGCCTGATGAAGCACTCAATGGAACTACTGCTCTGAATATGGCGAGTCTGATGAAAGGGGCTTCAATTCTGCGCGTGCATGATGTGAAGGAGGCGAAAGAGACAGTGACACTGTTCGAACAATTAAAGAAAAAGGATTAA
- a CDS encoding MepB family protein produces MNEDLGLIKEKVYAPLRMEVTNYQAETESQDYEACRYQLNGKKIISRSAKETPKKPGQFVTFWKRPAPGPIEPFHEADDFDYYIITVRSGDRLGQFVFPKSVLIAKGLVSTPRREGKRGFRVYPVWDTATNPQAIGTQRWQLNYFFEMGEDLSRVRELFKA; encoded by the coding sequence ATGAATGAAGACCTGGGTTTAATAAAAGAGAAAGTCTACGCCCCACTGCGGATGGAGGTGACAAACTATCAGGCAGAGACCGAAAGTCAGGACTATGAGGCTTGCCGTTATCAGCTGAATGGTAAGAAGATCATTAGCCGAAGTGCAAAGGAGACACCTAAGAAGCCAGGTCAGTTTGTGACCTTTTGGAAGCGTCCTGCTCCTGGGCCGATCGAGCCATTCCACGAAGCGGATGACTTTGACTATTATATCATAACCGTTCGGTCTGGAGATCGATTGGGGCAGTTTGTTTTTCCTAAGTCGGTGTTGATCGCTAAAGGTCTGGTGTCGACCCCTCGCAGGGAGGGCAAACGTGGATTTAGAGTCTATCCCGTATGGGATACAGCGACCAATCCTCAGGCCATAGGCACCCAGCGCTGGCAACTGAACTATTTCTTCGAAATGGGAGAGGACTTGAGTAGGGTGAGGGAGTTGTTTAAGGCCTGA
- a CDS encoding DUF1599 domain-containing protein, producing MEEKTVSEYREVIKACKDIFEKKTKDYGTAWRILRASSLTDQIFIKAKRIRSIQEKGSQKVEEDISGEFIAIINYCIMAIIQLDWKDETKLEIPYSELEPLYDKIAHDTMELLMNKNHDYGEAWRDMRVSSMTDIILMKILRTKQIEDNQGKTLISEGVDANYQDMINYSVFCLILMGFTQS from the coding sequence TTGGAAGAAAAAACTGTAAGCGAATATAGAGAAGTTATTAAGGCTTGTAAAGATATTTTCGAAAAGAAAACCAAGGACTATGGCACTGCCTGGCGAATATTGAGGGCTTCTTCTCTTACCGACCAGATTTTTATCAAAGCCAAAAGGATTCGATCTATTCAGGAAAAGGGATCTCAAAAAGTAGAAGAAGACATCAGCGGTGAATTCATAGCCATCATCAACTACTGCATCATGGCCATCATCCAATTGGATTGGAAAGATGAAACCAAGCTAGAAATCCCTTACAGCGAGTTGGAACCCCTCTATGACAAAATCGCCCACGATACCATGGAGCTGCTGATGAACAAGAATCATGACTATGGCGAAGCTTGGCGCGACATGAGAGTTTCGTCCATGACCGACATCATTTTGATGAAAATACTACGGACTAAACAGATCGAAGACAATCAGGGCAAGACCCTAATCTCTGAAGGCGTAGATGCCAACTATCAGGACATGATCAATTATTCTGTATTTTGCCTCATCCTTATGGGCTTTACCCAATCATAA
- a CDS encoding BT_3928 family protein, whose protein sequence is MLKHLNTVLRVLVGGLFIFSGLIKVNDPIGTSIKLEEYFEVFSVEFASFFHLFVPIALPLAVFLVVLEVVLGVALIMDYKPKWTQYTILGLIVFFTFLTGYSAITNTVTDCGCFGDAIKLTPWESFTKDIILLVMIVAIIIIDKNKEDQTKALGHAVIGATSVLSLILSVTAINHLPFIDFRAYKVGDNIQTNMQPSEEFIYEYVVEKDGKEYTFNEYPTDKSFKFVSMTHINPEASPKITDFAVWNDEGDYTQEVLTGNKLFLILYDVSKSDTESLGAINELIRALGGKLEIYSLTASAGPTYEQFAAENQLEIPYYYTDATVLKTITRSNPGLWLLQDGTVKGKWHYNDVPNYSEVLDLLKL, encoded by the coding sequence ATGCTCAAACATCTCAATACCGTTTTAAGAGTTTTAGTCGGAGGCTTATTCATCTTCTCAGGACTGATCAAGGTCAATGACCCAATAGGTACCTCCATCAAACTGGAAGAATACTTCGAGGTATTCTCTGTGGAGTTTGCTTCTTTCTTTCATTTGTTCGTACCTATAGCCCTGCCACTGGCAGTATTTTTAGTGGTACTAGAGGTCGTATTAGGAGTGGCGCTAATCATGGATTACAAACCCAAATGGACACAATACACCATTTTGGGCTTGATTGTATTTTTCACATTCCTAACTGGCTATTCGGCCATCACCAATACAGTTACTGACTGTGGTTGCTTTGGAGATGCCATCAAACTGACTCCATGGGAGTCTTTCACCAAGGACATTATCCTATTAGTGATGATCGTAGCGATCATTATCATCGACAAGAACAAGGAAGACCAGACCAAAGCACTGGGCCATGCAGTAATCGGAGCGACTTCCGTTTTGAGTTTGATCCTTTCGGTCACCGCCATCAATCATTTACCTTTCATCGACTTCCGCGCTTACAAAGTGGGCGACAACATCCAAACGAATATGCAGCCCTCTGAAGAATTCATCTATGAATATGTGGTGGAAAAAGATGGGAAAGAATACACCTTCAATGAATATCCTACCGACAAGTCATTCAAATTTGTCTCTATGACACACATCAACCCAGAGGCGAGTCCCAAGATTACTGACTTTGCCGTATGGAACGATGAGGGGGACTATACGCAGGAAGTGCTAACAGGCAACAAACTATTTTTGATATTGTACGATGTGAGCAAATCCGATACAGAAAGCCTGGGAGCCATCAATGAATTGATTCGGGCACTGGGAGGAAAATTAGAGATCTATTCACTCACTGCATCTGCAGGCCCCACTTATGAGCAGTTTGCGGCAGAAAACCAATTGGAGATTCCCTATTACTACACAGACGCGACAGTTTTAAAGACGATCACAAGGTCAAATCCAGGACTTTGGTTGCTACAAGACGGTACTGTCAAAGGAAAATGGCATTACAATGATGTGCCGAATTACAGCGAAGTGTTAGATTTGTTAAAGTTATAA
- a CDS encoding type IA DNA topoisomerase, translated as MKVCIAEKPSVAKEIAQVIGATDRKDGYYEGNGYQVTWTFGHFCTLYPPEDYKPHWKYWDFNTLPMLPERFETKVMDDAGVQKQYAIIEKLFENASLVINCGDAGQEGELIQRWVLKQANYQGEVKRLWISSLTTEAIKAGFDSLKPAEEFDNLYYAGSSRAIGDWLLGMNATRLYTLKYGASKQVLSIGRVQTPTLAMLVNRHLEIVNFQPQPYWELQTIYRDTKFNSSEGKFLKKEDGEKLLNQVLDKDLLITDVQKKEGKEYAPKLFDLTALQVHCNNKFGFTAESTLKLVQGLYERKVVTYPRVDTTFLPNDMYPKVPGILKGMGTYSKYTVSILAGKIPKSKKVFNDNKVTDHHAIIPTGEEQHLSPDEQRVYDAIARRFLAVFYPDCEVAKTQVSAEVEGVKFHANGKEILKEGWRVLFPKEKKKKDDEENKEEEESILPSFEIGEQGPHEPSFTEKTTKPPKNYTEATLLRAMETAGKNVEDEELRDLMKANGIGRPSTRANIIETLFKRKYAVRQKKNIIPTDMGIQLIGTIENQLLKSAELTGHWEKKLKEIEDGEFGAGQFIHNMKKMVDDLVYEVRSETGKPRLSLGGAPKPKKAAATSKTLIGHACPKCQKGRILKGKEFYGCSDWKAGCDFRMPFVILEKKLTEKQLLRLVEKGATTKIKGFMINGEKGEGIVKLNGDCVVEFESKSKPKKKASDMPNCPKCKEGELIRGKTAYGCSRWKEGCDFKFPFDQIKAQANGQKLTKELVLEIISR; from the coding sequence ATGAAAGTTTGTATTGCAGAGAAACCCAGTGTAGCCAAGGAGATCGCCCAGGTCATCGGTGCGACGGATCGAAAGGATGGCTACTATGAGGGCAATGGCTATCAGGTGACCTGGACATTTGGGCATTTTTGCACGCTTTACCCTCCCGAAGATTACAAGCCTCACTGGAAATACTGGGACTTCAATACCCTACCTATGCTGCCGGAGCGATTCGAGACGAAGGTGATGGACGATGCGGGTGTGCAAAAGCAATATGCCATCATAGAAAAGCTCTTTGAGAATGCCTCGCTGGTGATCAACTGCGGGGATGCCGGGCAAGAGGGAGAACTAATCCAACGATGGGTCTTGAAACAAGCCAACTATCAAGGTGAAGTCAAGCGGCTTTGGATATCTTCACTGACTACCGAGGCGATCAAGGCAGGTTTTGATTCCCTAAAACCTGCAGAAGAATTTGATAATCTGTACTATGCCGGTAGCTCGCGGGCGATTGGTGACTGGTTGCTCGGGATGAACGCGACGCGGCTCTATACGCTGAAGTACGGCGCATCTAAGCAAGTGCTGTCCATCGGTCGGGTGCAGACGCCAACCTTAGCCATGCTGGTCAATCGCCATTTGGAGATCGTCAACTTCCAACCTCAGCCCTATTGGGAATTGCAGACGATCTATCGGGATACCAAATTCAATAGTTCGGAAGGAAAATTCTTGAAGAAGGAGGATGGCGAAAAGCTTCTGAATCAGGTGTTAGACAAAGATCTGCTGATCACTGATGTCCAGAAAAAGGAGGGAAAGGAATATGCGCCCAAGCTCTTTGACCTGACGGCTCTACAGGTGCATTGCAACAATAAATTTGGCTTCACGGCAGAGTCCACGCTCAAGTTGGTGCAGGGGCTGTACGAACGAAAAGTAGTGACCTATCCTCGTGTGGATACGACTTTCCTCCCTAATGATATGTATCCCAAAGTACCGGGTATTCTCAAGGGCATGGGGACCTATTCAAAATATACAGTGAGTATACTGGCAGGTAAAATTCCAAAATCCAAAAAGGTCTTTAATGACAACAAGGTGACGGATCACCATGCTATCATCCCTACAGGTGAGGAGCAGCACCTCAGTCCAGACGAGCAGCGTGTGTATGACGCCATTGCCAGACGGTTTTTGGCGGTTTTCTATCCCGACTGTGAAGTGGCCAAGACGCAAGTCAGTGCAGAAGTAGAGGGGGTAAAGTTTCATGCGAATGGAAAGGAAATACTGAAAGAAGGTTGGCGTGTGCTTTTCCCAAAGGAGAAGAAGAAAAAGGACGATGAGGAAAATAAAGAGGAGGAAGAAAGCATTCTGCCTTCATTTGAGATAGGGGAGCAGGGGCCGCACGAGCCGTCCTTTACGGAGAAAACAACCAAGCCACCCAAGAACTACACCGAGGCGACCCTACTGCGTGCCATGGAGACTGCTGGCAAGAATGTGGAGGACGAAGAGCTGCGCGATTTGATGAAAGCGAATGGTATCGGTCGTCCTTCTACTCGTGCGAACATCATCGAGACTTTGTTCAAGCGCAAGTATGCAGTCCGTCAAAAAAAGAATATCATACCCACAGACATGGGGATTCAGTTGATCGGTACGATCGAAAATCAACTGCTGAAATCAGCCGAGCTTACCGGACACTGGGAGAAGAAACTCAAGGAGATCGAAGATGGCGAATTTGGTGCTGGGCAGTTCATTCACAACATGAAAAAGATGGTGGATGATCTGGTGTATGAGGTGCGCAGTGAGACGGGCAAGCCCAGACTATCCTTGGGAGGTGCTCCTAAGCCTAAAAAAGCAGCGGCAACAAGCAAAACTCTGATCGGTCATGCCTGTCCCAAATGTCAAAAGGGCCGAATCCTCAAAGGCAAGGAGTTTTATGGCTGTAGCGACTGGAAGGCAGGATGTGATTTTCGTATGCCTTTTGTGATCCTGGAGAAGAAGCTGACCGAAAAGCAGTTGCTGCGACTGGTCGAGAAAGGAGCGACTACCAAGATCAAAGGCTTCATGATCAATGGTGAGAAAGGGGAGGGAATCGTCAAATTGAACGGCGATTGTGTCGTGGAGTTTGAGAGTAAATCCAAGCCGAAGAAGAAAGCCTCTGATATGCCGAATTGCCCCAAATGCAAAGAGGGCGAGTTGATCCGTGGCAAGACGGCCTATGGCTGTTCGCGCTGGAAGGAAGGCTGTGATTTCAAGTTTCCCTTCGATCAGATCAAGGCCCAGGCCAATGGCCAGAAGCTGACCAAGGAATTGGTTTTGGAGATCATATCGAGGTGA